Within Pecten maximus chromosome 15, xPecMax1.1, whole genome shotgun sequence, the genomic segment CTTTTCGATTTAACAATTACTTTTGTGATATAAATGTCTCTGAGATATAACTTGGAATATAAATGTCTCTGAGATATTACTTGGAATATAAATGTCTCTGAGATATAACTTGGAATATAAATGTCTCTGAGATATTACTTGGAATATAAATGTCTCTGAGATATTACTTGGAGAATCTTGACTAGATTACAACTATGGATTTTTcttttactgttcataacataCGAATATTAATTACTTTGATAAGAGTATTAACTTTAACTTTAACATCtaaacaaactaaaacaaaaacttaTGATTTAGTAGAACCTATTTGGCCCTTATTGACACACAGGGATTATTATGCCCTTGCACAGTGTTGTCAATAACATATCACTAAAATTAATTAAAGGTTCAATTTCACTGGAGCTCGTGAATGTTCTCTCTTTGGATAGCGTCGTGGAGCAACACTTACACATGGGGATGATTTGGAAATGATTGTCTGTTTTTGCTTAGGTGTAGGCATCACAGGTACCACTTCCTCCTTCCCGTCAGAAATAGTTGCTTTATCAGATGACTGATGAGTCGATGATACTTCCGGTGTAATAGGACCGACTTCCGGTTCCGGTAAGTTTATTGTAGTGACATCCGTCTCTGATGGTTTAACAGTACAAGCACGAAGCTGGTCTGTATGACGTCTCCATAGAGTTCCTGTTCCAGTGTCAATAGTGTAGGACAGAGGTCCTGTTTTGGTGTGGATAGATGCAGGAATCCACTTCCTGTCTGACGAACGATAATCGCGTACCATCACACTTTGGCCTTTAGAAAACTGTCGGACAGTTTCTCCTGTGTGACGCGACAATTTCATGCGGTCTTGTCTGTATGATACCCTAGCTGACAAATCAGGTTTCATAATGTCGAGCCGTGTCCTTATATTTCGGCCTAAGAGCAACTTAGCGGGTGTCTCATTCGTCATAGCATGTGGTGTTGATCTGTACTTGCATAGAAATACACTCAGTTTTTGCTGTAATGTACGTTTTTCATCCTTTGCGTTTTTCATGGCTTGTTTGAAGGTTTGGACGAAACGTTCCGCTTGTCCGTTCGTACGCGGATGATATGGTGATGATGTACTATGTCGAATACCATTCTGCTTCATAAATTGACGAAACTCCTCAGAAATGAACTGAGGTCCGTTATCTGAGACTAATTGCTCAGGAATACCATGACGAGCAAATAAATTGCGTAGTAACTCGATGGTGAGCGTGGTTGTAGTGGATCTCATGGTGAATACCTCAGGCCATTTGGAATGCGCATCAATAACTATTAAAAACATGAAGTTCATGAAAGGCCCTGCGAAATCAACATGTATCCGTTGCCATGGGTTGGAAGGCCACTCCCAAGGGTGTACTGGTGCAGATTTCGGCATGTGTCCCGATCGTTGACATCCTAGACATGAACTACATAActgttcaatttgtttatcaatgttTGGCCACCAAACATAGGATCTCGCAACAGATTTCATCCGGACCACTCCTGGATGTCCATCGTGTAGTTCTGTAAGAACTCTTTCCTGTAGGCCACTTGGTATTATTACACGGTTACCCCATACTATACAACCTTGATGTACGGAAAGTTCATCCCGTCGATTTATGTAAAGTATGATATCAGGGTCATCTGTTTTCTTCAATGTTCCCAACATTAACATGTCGTACACTCGAGATAACGTGGAATCTCGAGATGTCTCATGACGAATTTGTGCACTAGTTACAGGTAGTGTTTCGATCTGTGCAGTGTAGAAAAGGTCCACAGGGTCCGTAGCTCCGTCTGAACTACCTTTCAATGGAAGCCGCGAAAGCGCGTCCGCGTTACAATGCTTTGTAGTGTTTTTGTACTCGATATCATAGGAATGTTCCGACAAAAACACAGCATATCGTTGAAGCCTGGCAGCTGTCATGGCTGGTATGGACTTGTGCGGATGTAGAATTTGAACAAGGGGCTTGTGGTCAGTCACTAGTGTGAAGTGTTTACCATATAAGTATGTATTAAACTTCTGAACACCCCAAAACAAACCCAATGCTTCTTTGTCAATCTGTGAGTAACCTTTCTCTGCTTTGGTCAATGAGCGTGAGGCAAATGCAATAGGCCGCTCTTCGCCATCTTTCATGGCATGAGAGAGAACACATCCTAGACCATATGGTGATGCGTCGCACGCGAGTTTTACTGGTAGTTCTGGGTCGTAATGGCATAGTACACGGTTAGATGTGATCAGAGTTTTAACCTCTCTAAATGATTCCTCGCAAGCTGTGGTCCATTTCCAGGTACTGTCACTGTGAAGAAGTTCATTTAGTGGTCCTTCGACTGTCGATAAGTCAGGTAAAAATCGGCGGTAGTAGTTTACCAAACCTAGAAATGAGCGTAGTTGCTGTTGGTTTTCAGGTATCGGAGCGTTCAGAACAGCATCCACTTTGTCCGGCGATTTTTGGAGACCATCCTGACTGATGATGTGTCCACAATAAGTAACCTTTTCTTTGAAAAAGTCACACTTGTCCAAGTTTGCCTTTAACCCATACCCTTCCAATCTCTGTAGTACAGTTCTCAAATTTTGTAGATGTTCCTCGTCAGTACGACCGCTAATAATCATATCATCCAGGATGCATGAGGTAAATGGAACGTTTTGAAGGACTTGGTCCATGGCTCGCTGCCATAATGCCGGGGCAGAGGCTACACCAAAGGGTAAACGGTTATATTGAAAAAGACCTTTGTGTGTGTTGATTGTCAACAGTTCTTTAGACCAATCTTCCATCTCCATCTgcaaataccgtatttgacctaataagggcgcctgccctaataagggcgcccctaccttttttcaaggaaataaatctttgactgagtgtcaaaatggtgttcaaaagtaataattgatgtgaaatattttgctactttatgtgttcaattttcctcagcaaattaagtaactggaacacatgttttcgccacattttgtgtattcctacaggctacagatgacatgtcagtgcaaagagcacccaaaactaaacacacatacaaataataacttaccatctttatttgaagataaagtaaagacttcattcttgttgataaataacttttgttcagaacagaaagctagtaaaagacattgtaaatcaattatgaggtcaaagaaaacgatgtctgatatgatctgggaaatcacctgtttctataaatagaacacaaaagagttccatttgaacatcaATGGTGGAccacacgttctctggtctaaagatcagctggcatggtttacaagtttacaggagtattcaagtgatgtttaagcttaatatatgataatgaatagatatcttcatctggaatatttttatgactgaatattttaccgtttccacaacattgggtattctgctataaggtatagtctgtttcataaaacttcagagtaactaatcttaataagggcgcccccactgtcaattacccgcgccctgcgcccttattaggtcaaatacggtatgccTGCGTTAAGTCTATTTTCGAAAACCGTTGTCCTCCGGCCAGAGATGAGAATATATCCTCGATGCGGGGCAAGGGGTACTGTTCAACCTTCATGACTGGATTCAGGGTGACTTTATAATCCCCACATACTCGTACCTGGCCTGATTTCTTCACAACCGGTACAATAGGTGCTGCCCATTTACTGTGATTGACAGGTATGATAATTCCCTGCTGTTCCAACCTCTGAAGTTCTGCTTCAACTTTGGGTTTCAATGTGTATGGTACAAGGCGAGCTTTATGGAATTTAGGTTGAGCATTCTCCTCTAGAGTAATACCACCTTTGATACCTTTAAGTTTTCCAATTCCCTCTGAGAATACTGCTTTGTGTTCATCGAGAATGTTCTGAAGTTCAGTCGGTGTGGACGACAATctcaatacatgtactttaatgtCATGCCAATCAATTTGAAATGTTCTAAGCCAGTCTCTACCAAACAATGCTGGGCCTTGTTGCGGTACTACTAACAGATTCTTTGTTGCTGTCTGATTGTACAGGTTAACCGAAACGCGTATCTCACCAATGGGTTTGATATTTTCTCCAGAGTAGGTCTTCAACCTTATTGTGGTCTCATGTAGTGGTATATGACAGAAATGTTCCTTGTACAAGTCCTGAGAAATCAATGTGACTGTACTTCCTGTATCGAGTTCCATGTCTATCATTGTTCCCTCAATATTTGGTCTGATACGGATATGATCAGGGCGTCCATTCTCCATTCGATTGATGTAGTACAATGGTTCTTCTGGGTTAAGGTCATCGTCACTTCCCTCTTTGACATATTTCACATGTTTATGTTCTCGTTTTTTAGACAAGCATGCTTTTTCGATATGCCCTTTCTTAGAACAATACCGACATATTGTGGATATGAACGTGCATGTACTGGCATCATGGGTACCTTCACATCGAAAATATTTCTTGTAATGTTTAGGACTTTGTGTGGAGTTAGTAGACCTATCACTGTTTTTGCGAGAAAAGTGTTTACCATGGCTCTGTTTATTACCACTGTAGTGTgcctttattttgtttacaggCGTTgctttgtcattatgtgatcgTTGGAGTTCAACTGCGTCCTTCCCTGCTGTTTCCATGGCAACCGAAGTCTGAATAGCAGTGTCTAATGTTAGTGTCGTTTCAGCTAGAAGTTTACGTTGAATAGCTTCCTGGCGTAAACCACAAACTAGGCGATCCCTTATTGTGATCTGGAGGGTATCTCCAAAATTACAATGAATTGATAACTTGCGTAATTCTGCTACATAAGTCATAACATCTTCACCAGGGCGCTGTTCTCTCTTATGAAAGCGAAACCTCTCCGCTATCTCGGATGGTTTGGGATTTAAATGTTTATCTAGCAGGGCTATAATATCATCGTATCCCGTATCTAATGGTTTAGCTGGGGCCAGTAGATTCTTCAGCAACCCATACGTTTTAGGACCAATCAAACTAAGCAGCGAGGCCACTTTGATTTCTGGTTTGACGCCATTTGCAATAAAACACACCTCGACCCGTTCGGTGTATGACTCCCAACTTTCGATCGATTCATCAAAAATACC encodes:
- the LOC117343433 gene encoding uncharacterized protein K02A2.6-like translates to MKSVARSYVWWPNIDKQIEQLCSSCLGCQRSGHMPKSAPVHPWEWPSNPWQRIHVDFAGPFMNFMFLIVIDAHSKWPEVFTMRSTTTTLTIELLRNLFARHGIPEQLVSDNGPQFISEEFRQFMKQNGIRHSTSSPYHPRTNGQAERFVQTFKQAMKNAKDEKRTLQQKLSVFLCKYRSTPHAMTNETPAKLLLGRNIRTRLDIMKPDLSARVSYRQDRMKLSRHTGETVRQFSKGQSVMVRDYRSSDRKWIPASIHTKTGPLSYTIDTGTGTLWRRHTDQLRACTVKPSETDVTTINLPEPEVGPITPEVSSTHQSSDKATISDGKEEVVPVMPTPKQKQTIISKSSPCVSVAPRRYPKREHSRAPVKLNL